One Rhododendron vialii isolate Sample 1 chromosome 2a, ASM3025357v1 genomic region harbors:
- the LOC131311341 gene encoding (3S,6E)-nerolidol synthase 1-like, which translates to MASFDRLCAASHMNIAPSPTTMPQLGKNRFTEFAPMPTTQKWSLSEDLTLISNPTKHDIHKTGNLGFSDEFYVKHEQKVKEVRSVLRKVGENPLEGLVMIDTLQRLSIDYHFQEEIEALLQKQYMESTISNGYPEFDLYEVSTRFRLLRQEGYNVPADVFNNFKNKEGRFKSELGTDIKGLMALYEASHLSIKGDDILDQAADYSCLLLDGWMMNLDQHQARLIDSTLRHPYHKNLARFTARSFVSDYKGINGWVDGLQELATMDFKMVQSTNQREILQFSEWWKDMGLANDLKNARNQPLKWYMWPMAALTNPCLSQQRVELTKPISLIYRIDDIFDVYGTLEELTLFTEAVNRWDLAAVENLPYYMKSCFNALYDTTNEISYKIYKAHGWNPIDSLHKTWASLCNAFLVEAKWFASGQLPNSEEYLKTAVVSSGVHVVLVHMFFLLGHGITRKTVDLVNDNPGIITSTATILRLWDDLGSAKDEGQDGHDGSYVDCYMKDHKGSSVNRAREQVNRMISDAWKCLNQECLSPNSFSASFTKSSLNLARMVPLMYSYDDNHKLPILQEHMKSMLYDDVSL; encoded by the exons ATGGCAAGCTTTGATCGCTTATGTGCTGCTTCCCATATGAATATTGCTCCAAGTCCAACCACCATGCCACAACTTGGCAAGAATCGCTTCACCGAATTTGCACCTATGCCAACTACCCAAAAATGGAGCCTTTCCGAAGACCTCACACTTATTTCTAATCCCACAAAACACGACATTCATAAGACTGGAAATCTCGGCTTCTCT GACGAGTTCTACGTAAAGCATGAACAGAAGGTGAAGGAAGTTAGGAGTGTCCTACGAAAAGTAGGGGAAAATCCATTAGAAGGTCTGGTCATGATTGATACCCTCCAACGCCTAAGCATTGACTACCATTTCCAAGAAGAGATTGAAGCACTTCTGCAAAAACAGTATATGGAATCCACCATTAGTAATGGTTATCCTGAATTTGATCTTTATGAGGTTTCTACTCGCTTTAGGCTACTAAGGCAAGAAGGTTACAATGTGCCAGCAG ATGTGTTTAAcaacttcaagaacaaggagGGAAGGTTCAAATCTGAACTAGGCACAGACATCAAGGGGTTAATGGCTTTGTATGAAGCATCGCATTTAAGCATAAAAGGAGACGACATACTTGATCAAGCTGCGGATTATAGTTGCCTACTCCTTGATGGTTGGATGATGAATCTTGATCAACATCAAGCTAGACTTATCGACAGTACGCTGAGGCATCCCTATCACAAGAACTTGGCAAGGTTCACGGCCAGAAGCTTCGTTAGTGACTATAAGGGCATTAATGGATGGGTAGATGGATTACAAGAACTAGCAACGATGGATTTTAAGATGGTTCAATCCACGAATCAAAGAGAAATACTACAATTTTCTGA ATGGTGGAAGGACATGGGTTTGGCCAATGACTTGAAGAATGCAAGAAATCAACCACTCAAATGGTACATGTGGCCAATGGCAGCCCTCACAAATCCGTGCCTCTCGCAGCAAAGAGTGGAGCTCACAAAACCCATCTCTCTTATCTACAGAATAGATGACATTTTTGATGTTTATGGGACACTAGAGGAACTCACTCTCTTCACAGAAGCAGTCAACAG ATGGGATCTTGCAGCGGTTGAGAATCTACCTTACTACATGAAGTCATGTTTTAATGCACTCTACGACACCACGAATGAGATTTCTTACAAGATCTACAAAGCGCATGGGTGGAACCCCATAGATTCTCTGCACAAAACG TGGGCAAGTTTGTGCAATGCTTTCTTAGTAGAAGCAAAATGGTTTGCTTCTGGGCAGTTGCCAAACTCAGAAGAGTATCTGAAAACTGCAGTTGTTAGTTCAGGGGTGCATGTGGTTTTAGTTCACATGTTCTTTCTATTGGGCCATGGAATAACAAGGAAAACTGTCGATCTTGTGAATGATAACCCGGGCATTATAACTTCTACAGCAACAATTCTACGTCTCTGGGACGACTTGGGAAGTGCAAAG GATGAAGGTCAAGATGGGCACGACGGATCGTATGTTGACTGCTACATGAAGGACCACAAGGGCTCTTCAGTGAACAGAGCACGAGAGCAAGTCAATCGCATGATTTCAGATGCGTGGAAGTGCCTCAACCAGGAATGCCTATCTCCGAACTCGTTTTCAGCAAGTTTCACAAAGAGTTCGCTTAATTTAGCGAGGATGGTTCCTTTGATGTACAGCTATGATGACAACCATAAACTCCCAATCCTTCAGGAGCACATGAAATCAATGCTCTATGATGATGTTTCTTTATAA